The following are encoded in a window of Rosa chinensis cultivar Old Blush chromosome 4, RchiOBHm-V2, whole genome shotgun sequence genomic DNA:
- the LOC112195953 gene encoding uncharacterized protein LOC112195953 yields the protein MLLKKSWFSFRWRTPDESDDDTSEGSRSPEERLTEEEWQAINKLLSYQPDETLASHSGKDMPNMILFMVTVSVDQAAARIVDINHTEILCCKFEQLQVSTKSKHQSTYCDVSCRFYGLYAPEGSLAQSVSSEQKANALAASFVYHPVGENVDQRLSATISPCHVTVLMESRDRFLDFVKRSNAVSPTVALETATALQMPIEKVTRRAQEQFQMVLEEQSRFALDIDLDAPKVRIPIRTKGSSKCDSHFLLDLGHFTLQTKDTQHDKQKKNMYSRFFITGRDIAAFFTDCGSDCQIRTLESPDSDNHAPVTLETVDNFYSLIDRCGMAPLVDQIRVPHPSYLSMRISIQVPNLRVHFSPSRFQRLMKLLNIFYGTLETVGQPAVDNFQAERAPWSPADLLHGC from the exons ATGCTCCTGAAGAAAAGCTGGTTTTCATTTAGATG gcGTACGCCTGATGAATCTGATGATGATACTTCTGAGGGATCACGGTCACCAGAAGAAAGACTGACTGAAGAGGAGTGGCAAGCAATTAATAAGTTACTAAGTTACCAGCCAGATGAAACATTGGCATCTCACTCAGGAAAGGACATGCCGAATATGATCCTGTTTATGGTAACTGTGTCTGTTGATCAGGCTGCTGCTAGGATCGTTGATATAAATCACACTGAGATTTTGTGTTGTAAATTTGAGCAACTTCAAGTGTCTACGAAGTCtaaacatcaaagtacatactGTGATGTGTCATGCAGATTCTATGGTCTGTATGCACCGGAAGGCTCGCTTGCTCAG AGTGTATCTAGTGAGCAGAAGGCGAATGCACTGGCTGCTAGCTTTGTATACCATCCAGTTGGAGAGAATGTTGATCAGAGGCTTTCAGCTACCATTTCACCTTGTCATGTCACG GTTTTGATGGAAAGCCGCGATCGCTTTTTGGATTTTGTGAAAAGGAGTAATGCAGTTAGTCCTACTGTTGCATTGGAAACGGCAACTGCTTTGCAG ATGCCAATTGAGAAAGTGACTCGTAGAGCACAAGAGCAATTTCAAATGGTATTAGAAGAACAAAGCAG ATTTGCCCTTGATATTGATTTGGATGCTCCAAAAGTAAGAATTCCTATCAGAACCAAGGGCTCTTCCAAATGTGATAGCCATTTTCTATTGGATCTTGGTCATTTCACCCTGCAAACGAag GATACTCAGCATGATAAACAGAAGAAGAACATGTATTCTCGTTTTTTTATAACTGGAAGAGATATTGCTGCATTTTTTACGGATTGTGGTTCCGATTGCCAAATTCGCACTTTGGAATCACCTGATTCTGATAACCACGCACCGGTTACCCTGGAAACTGTTGACAATTTCTATTCTCTCATAGATAGGTGTGGAATGGCTCCACTTGTTGATCAG ATCAGAGTACCTCACCCAAGTTACCTGTCAATGCGTATTTCAATTCAAGTGCCAAACCTCCGAGTGCACTTTTCACCATCGAGATTTCAGAGACTCATGAAATTATTAAACATATTTTATGGTACTCTGGAAACTGTTGGTCAGCCAGCTGTTGATAATTTTCAAGCAGAACGTGCCCCATGGAGTCCTGCAGATCTTTTACACGGATGCTAG